The following coding sequences lie in one Pseudomonas sp. B33.4 genomic window:
- a CDS encoding acyltransferase produces MNNRRLKELDLLRFLAALAVVIFHYAFRGYARGDMSVMPYPLLAEVAKYGYLGVELFFMISGFVILMTASSNNLQVFFISRVVRLCPAFWVCCTLTFLITLAFGQPRFSADLYQYLINMTFLGDLIGVPPIDGVYWSLFVEIKFYLMISILLALKKIDKIEPCLVLWLLVSATAEVLAFEKLRSILITDYAAYFIAGATFYLIWAKGMTKLRIALVAGALALATFTAITWAESIESKYATEYDPSIIGSVIIVFFMTFLLIATNKTAAIGQLNWTTLGALTYPLYLLHQMIGFIIFNMAYPAVNAHLLLWGTVALMIAASYVIHEKIETPMARLMKRSLSFSFNRLRAD; encoded by the coding sequence ATGAACAACCGACGACTGAAGGAGCTGGATTTGCTGCGCTTCCTGGCTGCGCTCGCCGTGGTGATTTTTCACTACGCGTTTCGCGGGTATGCGCGGGGCGACATGTCGGTCATGCCCTATCCGCTGCTGGCCGAGGTGGCCAAATACGGTTACCTGGGCGTGGAACTGTTTTTCATGATCAGCGGATTTGTCATCCTGATGACGGCGTCGAGCAACAACCTGCAAGTGTTTTTCATCTCCCGCGTGGTGCGCCTGTGCCCGGCATTCTGGGTGTGCTGCACGCTCACCTTTCTGATCACACTCGCCTTCGGACAGCCCAGATTCAGCGCGGATCTTTATCAATACCTGATCAACATGACGTTCCTTGGCGATCTGATCGGCGTCCCGCCCATCGACGGCGTTTACTGGTCGCTGTTTGTCGAAATCAAGTTCTACCTGATGATCTCGATTCTCCTGGCCTTGAAGAAAATAGACAAAATCGAACCCTGCCTCGTGCTGTGGCTACTGGTGTCGGCCACGGCGGAAGTCCTCGCTTTTGAAAAGCTGCGCTCGATTCTTATCACCGATTACGCGGCCTACTTCATCGCCGGTGCCACGTTCTACCTGATCTGGGCAAAGGGTATGACAAAACTGCGCATTGCCCTGGTGGCGGGCGCATTGGCCTTGGCCACTTTCACCGCCATTACCTGGGCCGAGTCGATCGAAAGCAAATATGCGACGGAGTACGATCCCTCGATCATCGGCAGCGTCATCATCGTTTTCTTTATGACCTTCCTTTTGATCGCAACCAACAAAACAGCCGCCATCGGGCAATTGAACTGGACGACCCTGGGGGCCCTCACGTACCCGCTTTACCTGTTGCATCAAATGATCGGTTTCATCATCTTCAACATGGCCTATCCGGCGGTGAATGCGCACCTGCTGCTGTGGGGCACCGTGGCTTTGATGATCGCGGCGTCCTATGTCATTCACGAAAAGATCGAAACGCCGATGGCCAGACTGATGAAAAGATCCCTGTCATTTTCCTTCAATCGTCTCCGGGCCGATTAG
- a CDS encoding oligosaccharide flippase family protein yields MANHRLVTLSWIFTEKFGLILLSMITFVVYAKLLSPAELGVGTIIIAIVELIGLVYSSVLEDPLVRLERLEDKHISTAFWAGVLVSLVSIVIISLAAFLYTPDPLLQWLTAVASVKILFTMMARVYVAQMRRSGNFKMLASRTLLGKVAGGVGGIVVALYGWGAWAVIAQALIMEWVSVIVLMRADRRRIAFAIDRRILRELLQAGAPVAINSLSSQTLQRGVNVVLGMTAGANAVGMFNMAMRIIELPRTAIYNGLLSYALPAFARRSAEPKRLLGIIGDSTAVSGFVLTPLFIGLALTANDLILLIFGAKWADAIPLLQVLACTAAIGNTAMYATTALVAVNRSHLTIKAEVLTTVLALALVYSLGNVYGGMAAAGALLARMLLITPLQIRGLNLAIGYSWRRFVEANYRSVIAALVMAATVLLVSPQLGFQGYLHLIGNIAVGALSYAVAYSLIHPHWPQEFKSVFTAR; encoded by the coding sequence ATGGCCAATCACCGTCTGGTGACATTGAGCTGGATCTTCACCGAGAAATTCGGCCTGATCCTGCTGTCGATGATTACCTTTGTCGTCTACGCGAAGCTGCTATCGCCGGCCGAGCTGGGTGTGGGCACGATCATCATTGCCATCGTCGAGTTGATTGGTCTGGTGTACTCATCGGTGCTGGAAGATCCGCTGGTACGCCTTGAACGGCTGGAAGACAAACACATCTCCACGGCTTTCTGGGCCGGGGTGCTCGTCAGTCTGGTGTCGATTGTCATCATCTCGCTCGCGGCATTCCTGTACACGCCCGACCCGCTGCTGCAATGGCTGACGGCAGTGGCCTCGGTGAAAATCCTGTTCACCATGATGGCGCGGGTCTATGTGGCGCAAATGCGCCGTAGCGGTAACTTCAAGATGCTCGCGTCGCGCACGTTACTGGGCAAAGTCGCGGGCGGCGTCGGCGGCATCGTAGTGGCGCTGTACGGTTGGGGTGCGTGGGCAGTGATTGCCCAGGCGCTGATCATGGAATGGGTGTCGGTCATTGTTCTGATGCGTGCAGACCGGCGACGCATCGCCTTTGCTATCGACCGCCGGATCTTGCGTGAGCTGCTGCAGGCCGGCGCACCGGTTGCCATAAACTCCCTGAGTTCACAAACCTTGCAGCGCGGCGTCAACGTGGTGCTGGGGATGACGGCCGGGGCGAACGCAGTCGGCATGTTCAACATGGCGATGCGCATCATCGAACTGCCGCGCACAGCGATTTATAACGGTCTGCTGAGTTATGCGTTGCCGGCGTTCGCCCGACGCAGTGCGGAACCCAAGCGACTGCTCGGGATCATTGGCGACTCGACCGCGGTCAGCGGCTTTGTGTTGACGCCGCTGTTCATTGGCCTCGCGCTCACGGCCAACGACCTCATTCTGTTGATCTTCGGCGCCAAGTGGGCCGACGCCATTCCACTGTTGCAAGTGCTGGCCTGCACCGCGGCCATTGGCAACACCGCCATGTACGCCACCACCGCACTGGTGGCGGTCAACCGCAGCCACCTGACGATCAAGGCGGAAGTGCTGACTACCGTCCTGGCACTGGCGCTGGTCTACAGCCTCGGTAACGTTTATGGCGGCATGGCCGCAGCCGGCGCTCTGCTCGCGCGCATGTTGCTGATCACGCCACTGCAAATTCGCGGCCTCAACCTGGCCATCGGTTACAGCTGGCGACGGTTTGTCGAGGCCAATTACCGCAGCGTGATTGCCGCGCTGGTCATGGCCGCGACCGTATTGCTGGTGTCACCGCAACTGGGCTTTCAAGGCTACCTGCACCTGATCGGCAACATCGCAGTGGGCGCGTTGAGCTACGCCGTGGCGTATAGCCTCATCCACCCGCACTGGCCGCAGGAATTCAAATCGGTTTTCACCGCCCGCTGA
- a CDS encoding family 16 glycosylhydrolase, with amino-acid sequence MMFLRSLPALLLWVALTCNAAQAPPNAGLVLWLDAADASSLTVNAQNRVQRWGDKSGQSHDARVDEGTEQPQRLENAVNGHAVVRLSGTSAFLGKNIRSGKGPVTVLVVSRRLPEQAGVDPWQRLFSSRAQTADNDNVLPNFAISLAQTTAYEPTVSVLELQGVPIGPYAVGRNAIGTSENFRGDIAEVLVYDRPFASLAERQQAFQYLAHKWSVAVPTHADTWTRVGPLGTVPTRTHVYLPLSDQNNAGRWVLDTNLSDDFNGGSLDPTRWHVNNAIGNESLGRKPALFTPRNASVSNGNLNIVFRKETLPQKYVELGFKDYTSAMVRTRERGFYGYYEARAKPMNSAASSAFWLAWTGFTDNATEIDIFEIGGKTKGAASDRSYNMNAHLWATPQSKEHIANGSTWISPWRLASDFHVYGFDWQPDTLRWYVDGVLVRESKNRHFFFPMQIVFDSEAMWKWFGVVDDADLPSTFEVDYIHRWQRGP; translated from the coding sequence ATGATGTTCTTACGATCGCTGCCGGCGTTGCTGCTGTGGGTTGCGCTGACTTGCAACGCCGCACAAGCGCCTCCGAATGCCGGGCTGGTGCTGTGGCTGGACGCCGCCGATGCGTCCAGCCTGACCGTGAATGCGCAGAACCGTGTGCAGCGCTGGGGCGATAAATCCGGCCAGTCCCATGACGCCAGGGTCGACGAAGGCACCGAGCAGCCGCAACGCCTGGAAAATGCCGTGAATGGCCATGCGGTCGTGCGTTTGAGTGGTACTTCGGCGTTTCTTGGCAAAAACATTCGCAGTGGAAAAGGGCCTGTCACGGTATTGGTCGTGTCCCGCCGATTGCCAGAACAGGCCGGCGTCGATCCGTGGCAGCGGTTGTTCAGTTCACGTGCGCAAACCGCTGACAACGATAACGTGTTGCCGAACTTCGCCATCAGCCTGGCGCAAACCACCGCGTATGAACCGACGGTTTCCGTCCTGGAACTGCAGGGTGTGCCGATCGGCCCGTATGCGGTCGGGCGCAATGCCATCGGCACGTCGGAAAACTTTCGCGGCGATATCGCCGAGGTGCTGGTTTACGACCGCCCGTTTGCGTCCCTCGCCGAGCGTCAGCAGGCTTTTCAGTACCTTGCGCACAAGTGGTCAGTGGCCGTTCCCACCCACGCCGATACGTGGACCCGTGTCGGTCCGCTGGGCACGGTGCCGACCCGCACTCACGTTTATCTGCCACTGTCCGATCAAAACAATGCCGGACGCTGGGTACTCGACACCAACCTGTCCGATGACTTCAACGGCGGCAGCCTCGACCCCACCCGGTGGCACGTCAACAATGCCATCGGCAATGAATCGCTCGGGCGCAAACCGGCGCTGTTCACTCCACGCAATGCCAGCGTCAGCAACGGCAACCTGAACATTGTCTTTCGCAAGGAAACCTTGCCGCAGAAGTACGTCGAGCTTGGCTTCAAGGATTACACCTCAGCCATGGTCCGTACCCGTGAACGCGGTTTCTACGGCTACTACGAAGCACGCGCCAAACCGATGAACTCCGCAGCGTCGAGCGCCTTCTGGCTGGCGTGGACGGGCTTCACGGACAACGCCACTGAAATCGATATCTTTGAAATTGGCGGTAAAACCAAAGGCGCAGCTTCGGATCGTTCTTACAACATGAACGCTCACTTATGGGCCACGCCGCAAAGTAAAGAACACATCGCCAACGGCAGCACCTGGATCAGCCCTTGGCGCCTGGCCAGTGATTTTCATGTCTACGGCTTCGACTGGCAGCCCGACACCCTGCGCTGGTACGTCGATGGCGTGCTGGTCAGAGAGTCGAAGAACCGCCACTTCTTCTTCCCGATGCAAATCGTCTTTGACAGTGAGGCCATGTGGAAATGGTTCGGCGTGGTCGACGACGCTGACCTGCCGTCCACCTTCGAAGTCGACTACATCCACAGGTGGCAACGCGGTCCATAA
- the galE gene encoding UDP-glucose 4-epimerase GalE, whose protein sequence is MRKTTLITGGAGYIGSHTALALINAGHRVLVLDNLCNSCQECIARLEQLTLTRVDFIKGDIRDSDLLDDIFRRYDIDAVVHFASLKSVAESVRKPLDYYANNVAGTLDLCRAMARNNVFRLVFSSSATVYGEPTRTPIAEDFGTGKPVNPYGRTKLMIEELLTDLCDSDPRWSIGLLRYFNPIGAHESGMIGEDPRGRPNNLLPCLTQVAIGRIPELTVYGSDYPTVDGTCVRDYIHVVDLAIGHLKALLVLQQNHGIHFWNLGTGVGYSVLQIIHSFEDITGISIPYRFAPRREGDIAKCWADPAKAGRELGWTAQRDLQQMIVDAWRWQSCNPQGYQSSFEIPALLAFK, encoded by the coding sequence ATGCGCAAAACCACGTTGATTACTGGCGGGGCCGGTTACATCGGCTCGCATACCGCTTTGGCGCTCATCAATGCCGGGCACCGGGTGCTGGTGCTCGATAACCTGTGCAACAGCTGTCAGGAGTGCATCGCGCGCCTTGAGCAACTGACTTTGACCCGGGTCGATTTCATCAAGGGCGACATCCGTGATTCCGACCTGCTGGACGACATTTTCAGGCGCTATGACATCGATGCGGTGGTGCATTTTGCCAGCCTAAAATCCGTCGCCGAAAGCGTGCGCAAGCCACTCGACTACTACGCCAACAATGTCGCCGGTACGCTGGACCTGTGCCGGGCCATGGCGCGCAACAACGTCTTCCGCCTGGTGTTCAGCTCATCGGCCACGGTGTACGGCGAGCCGACCCGTACGCCGATTGCCGAAGACTTTGGCACCGGTAAACCGGTCAATCCGTATGGCCGCACCAAGCTGATGATCGAAGAGCTGCTGACGGATTTGTGCGATTCCGATCCGCGCTGGAGCATTGGCCTGTTGCGCTACTTCAATCCGATTGGCGCCCACGAAAGCGGGATGATCGGTGAAGACCCGCGCGGCCGACCCAACAACCTGTTGCCGTGCCTGACCCAGGTCGCCATTGGCCGGATACCGGAACTCACGGTGTACGGCAGCGACTATCCCACCGTCGACGGCACCTGCGTGCGCGACTACATCCACGTGGTCGACCTCGCCATTGGCCACCTCAAGGCACTGCTGGTGTTGCAGCAGAACCACGGCATCCATTTCTGGAACCTCGGCACGGGGGTCGGCTACAGCGTGTTGCAGATCATCCACAGTTTCGAGGACATCACCGGCATCAGCATTCCTTACCGGTTTGCACCGCGCCGCGAAGGTGACATCGCCAAGTGCTGGGCCGACCCGGCCAAGGCCGGACGCGAGCTGGGATGGACCGCGCAGCGCGACCTGCAACAAATGATTGTCGATGCCTGGCGCTGGCAGTCGTGTAATCCGCAGGGGTATCAGTCTTCCTTCGAAATTCCAGCGTTGCTTGCGTTCAAATGA
- a CDS encoding glycosyltransferase family A protein, producing MPNQAPSSVDSVCVVIPMYNGADSIEQTLASLVGQTRLPDHVIVIDDGSTDDGPQRVRNFVAPFRLTLLQQANEGQASARNHGMRHSQETFVAMLDADDQWHPQKLELQLALYEELSRQGRPVGLIDCYAQVNYSDGRRQLDNRRKSGRHFYDFIHANVVNGVSTALVRREVIMQLGGFDASLRYSEDRYMWTRIAEHWEVHTVPQVLLERTVNGGNMTAQPKKYYQNKIHFIEVYLARYGEMLSQQQRINFVLSNHTDFLEAFSRRGEHDQVLGVYRRMLECSWQALIFANGKPTLRYLYARARTWRKATASTPAH from the coding sequence GTGCCCAACCAAGCCCCCTCTTCCGTGGATTCAGTGTGCGTCGTCATCCCGATGTACAACGGCGCCGACAGCATCGAGCAGACATTGGCGTCGCTGGTCGGGCAAACCCGCCTGCCGGATCACGTCATCGTCATCGACGATGGCTCCACCGATGACGGCCCACAACGGGTCAGAAACTTCGTCGCGCCGTTTCGCCTGACGCTGCTGCAGCAAGCCAACGAAGGCCAGGCCAGCGCGCGTAATCACGGCATGCGGCACTCGCAAGAAACCTTTGTGGCGATGCTCGATGCCGATGACCAGTGGCACCCGCAAAAGCTTGAGCTGCAACTGGCCCTGTACGAAGAACTCAGTCGTCAGGGTCGGCCGGTGGGGTTGATCGACTGCTACGCGCAGGTCAATTACAGCGACGGCCGGCGGCAACTGGACAACCGCCGCAAAAGCGGCAGGCACTTCTACGACTTCATCCACGCCAACGTCGTCAATGGCGTTTCCACTGCGCTGGTCAGGCGCGAGGTGATCATGCAGCTCGGCGGCTTCGATGCCAGCCTGCGCTACTCCGAAGACCGCTACATGTGGACGCGGATCGCCGAACACTGGGAGGTCCACACGGTGCCGCAGGTGCTGCTGGAGCGTACGGTCAACGGCGGCAACATGACCGCGCAACCGAAAAAGTACTACCAGAACAAGATCCATTTCATCGAGGTGTACCTCGCCCGCTACGGCGAGATGCTCAGCCAGCAACAACGGATCAATTTCGTCCTGAGCAACCACACCGATTTTCTCGAAGCGTTTTCCCGACGCGGCGAGCATGACCAAGTGCTCGGCGTGTACCGGCGAATGCTCGAGTGCTCCTGGCAAGCGCTGATCTTCGCCAACGGTAAACCGACCTTGCGCTATCTCTATGCCCGCGCCAGAACGTGGCGCAAGGCAACGGCGTCAACCCCAGCTCATTGA